A DNA window from Amphiprion ocellaris isolate individual 3 ecotype Okinawa chromosome 8, ASM2253959v1, whole genome shotgun sequence contains the following coding sequences:
- the osbpl2a gene encoding oxysterol-binding protein-related protein 2: protein MNSEEEFYDAETGLESDDSCEVSFKDALVFDSKQVSHGSATQENGVWERRKTLPAEMISRNNFSVWSILKKCIGMELSKIAMPVVFNEPLSFLQRMSEYMEHTHLIHQACSLSDSMDRMQVVAAFAVSAVASQWERTGKPFNPLLGETYELTREEEGYRLISEQVSHHPPISAFHAQSLKQEFEFHGSIYPKLKFWGKSVEAEPKGTMTLELLKHKEAYTWTNPMCCVHNIILGKLWIEQYGTVEIVNHSTGDKCVLNFKPCGMFGKELHKVEGHIQDKSKKKRRVIYGKWTECMYSVDPKVYDTYKKSDKKSGSDSKKLKQEHGFEGEEADEMPEVQETVTVIPGSALLWRITPRPPHSAQMYNFTSFAMTLNELEPGMERLLAPTDCRLRPDIRAMENGDIDSASTEKERLEEKQRAARRERSKDEEEWSTRWFHLGTNPHTGAEDWLYTGGYFDRNYTDCPNIY, encoded by the exons ATGAACAGCGAGGAGGAGTTTTACGACGCTGAGACAG GGCTGGAGTCAGATGATTCCTGTGAGGTCAGTTTTAAAGATGCCCTGGTGTTTGACAGCAAGCAGGTGTCTCACGGCAGCGCCACACAGGAGAATGGGGTGTGGGAGCGCAG GAAAACCCTGCCTGCTGAGATGATTTCCAGAAACAATTTCAGTGTGTGGAGTATACTGAAGAAATGCATCGGCATG GAGCTGTCCAAAATAGCGATGCCAGTTGTATTTAATGAGCCACTGAGCTTTCTCCAGAGAATGTCGGAGTACATGGAACACACTCACCTCATCCACCAAGCCTGCAGTTTATCTGACTCCATGGACCGCATGCAG GTTGTTGCTGCCTTTGCTGTCTCAGCTGTAGCATCTCAATGGGAAAGGACTGGAAAGCCATTTAATCCGTTGCTTGGGGAGACGTATGAACTCACAAG agaggaagagggataCAGATTGATCTCTGAGCAGGTGAGCCACCACCCTCCTATCAGTGCCTTCCACGCCCAGTCTCTGAAGCAAGAGTTCGAATTTCATGGCTCCATTTACCCAAAACTTAAGTTCTGGGGCAAAAGTGTGGAGGCTGAGCCTAAAGGCACCATGACACTGGAGTTACTAAA ACATAAAGAAGCGTACACGTGGACGAATCCAATGTGCTGCGTGCATAACATCATCTTGGGAAAACTTTGGATTGAACAATATGGAACTGTGGAGATTGTCAACCACAG TACGGGAGATAAGTGTGTGCTGAACTTCAAACCATGTGGGATGTTTGGAAAAGAGCTGCACAAAGTAGAAGGTCACATTCAAGACAAAAG TAAGAAGAAGCGGCGAGTGATTTATGGAAAGTGGACAGAGTGCATGTACAGTGTGGACCCCAAGGTTTACGACACATACAAGAAGTCAGACAAGAAGAGCGGGAGCGACTCAAAAAAGCTGAAACAG gaACATGGGTTTGAAGGTGAGGAGGCAGATGAGATGCCAGAGGTTCAAGAGACTGTGACTGTGATACCAGGAAGTGCCTTACTGTGGAGGATAACACCGCGGCCCCCTCACTCAGCACAG ATGTATAACTTCACCAGCTTTGCCATGACGCTAAACGAGCTGGAGCCTGGCATGGAGAGATTACTGGCACCAACAGACTGCCGGCTGAGGCCCGACATCAGGGCCATGGAAAATGGAGACATAG attcagcaagtacagaaaaagagagattagaagagaagcagagagcaGCACGCAGAGAACGCTCCAAGGATGAAGAGGAATGGTCAACCAG gTGGTTCCACCTGGGAACCAACCCTCATACAGGAGCAGAGGATTGGCTGTACACAGGTGGATACTTTGACAGGAATTACACTGACTGTCCTAACATTTATTGA